The genomic segment aattccaacagatttatctggGAATATTTCTCCCGAggaaaaccatgccgactttggctGTACTTTATCATccgctccaagtaccctgaaacctcatcgttaatggactccaacatcttcccaactactgaggtcagactaactgtcctgtaatttcatttcttatgcctccctcccctcttaaagaatggagtggcatttgcaactttctagtcCGCCATAACCATTCCCAagtctagtgattcttcaaagaccATGGCTCATTCTTTAAGAGGaaaatgagggggagcttcttcgctcagaggtGGTGAtattgtggaatgggctgccagagcaagtggccggttggatttcaacatttaagagaagtttggatgggttcatggatgagaggggtatgggggATATGGTCACGGTGGAAGTTGCTGGAATTTGGCAGATTGATGGGATGGCACAGACTAGACTGGCCGTATggcattactctgtgctgtactgctctatgacccgAATGTCTGCACAAACTCTTCAGCTAATTGTTTCTAAACCCTTGAATGTACACCATCTGTCCGGGAGACTTGCCTGCCTTCTGTCATAATGGGGGAACCGGGGCGGACCCAAATACAGGTCACAAACACGTTTTATAGTAGGGTTAACAAAATTGACTTCATTACTCGTTACAGGAAGAGCAAAACGGAAGCGGGAATAAGCGTACTGGACATGTCACAACGGGGGCGTTCGGAACGGACGTAAAtggaagacacagacactgaagtacaaggaacaggactcaaTTAgattagggacgtgacaggatacaggcaagaagcagggacaagaatgcagacttgggtttaagaaagtgggaccaggactagaaaccatggactaggagacaaggcttcgattccgagcccaagactggacaaagacccagaacctgggtcttgcctcgggctcggactccagaaccaggcaaggacatgacatggcttcagagcAAGACGAGGCTGGGGTCTACAGGCCTGAGccgggagacaggctggggtcctgggccttgagcttggctgcaggctggggtcctggaccttgagcttggctgcaggctggtgtcctgggccctgagcttggctgcaggctggggccctgggccctgagcttggctgcaggctggggccctgggccctgagcttggctgcaggctggggccctgggccctgagcttggctgcaggctggggccctgggccctgagcttggctgcaggctggggccctgggccctgagcttggctgcaggctggggtcctgggccctgagcttggctgcaggctggggtcctgggccttgagcttggttgcaggctggggtcctgggtcttgagcttggctgcaggctggggtcctgggtcctGAGCTTtgatgcaggctggggtcctgggtcttgagcatggctgcaggttggggtcttgagcttggctgcaggctggggtcttagatcttcgaggcttgtgttcttggagcttgggttgTGATCTTCAAGGCCTGGATTCTTGGaccttctcctgggcaggacatggaactcctgggcaggacaggGAACTTCACCCCACGGAGGTAAGGACAGGAAGGGGCcgacccaaccgcagggtaacggcaaatggCCTGCTTACCCAATGGAGACAAggtacaggaagggacagaaccaaccacagggttaCGGCaattacggcctggcttacccaacagaggcaaagacaggaAAAGAGCTCAATCTGGGGTGGCTCTGAGTCTTGTGGCAgtcagcaaccttggctggctacagaaacagccaatcCATATCACGATGACTGCTCTgacgagtggcaacaaggctcaatGAAGcgttggtcctccaaccaggcctagagatcacggatggtttcactagccttccatcagcaggttgctccaaaggGGACTaacgagacaaaccagcagctcatacTCAACCACAagactacttatattccaagctgaaagatgggaatcaggtgcccatgattaactcaaccaaacaagggacagctggaagacccagagtcctgagtccacggaccggaccatgacaacacaaggactcaggccctggactaggctgggactcagggtctgggctaggactcggtgTCTTCCTCACcgccgactcaacctacaaattatcctttaaggaatcctgcacaagtgccGCCAAGTTTAGACTATTTGGAAAATAGTGTATTCGGTATTTCTTTCCCCAATGTGCATGGCTATACACTTCGGgacacggtattccatctgctTCATTTACGCCCTTTCCTCTAAACGCCAAAGTCCTTTTATAGCCTCTCtgattcctcaaaactacctggcccTTCAGCTCTCTTGATATGATCGGCAAACTTTGCAATACAgctattaattctgtcatccaagtcctgTGGAACAttgctagtcaccggcagccaaccagaaaacatcCCCGTTATTACTATCCTTTgcatctgccaatcagccactgttttatccatgcaatAATCTTTCCCATGTCAAGTGACCggtaacaatgaatatagaattgagtcaggttttataaaaacaaacaaacatttattaatctctgctcaaaagtagcaaaatgtatttaaacgactaacttaatCAGAAGTTAACTGATCTACGGCAACTctgaaacagttcttaaaagagtaaatgcgaaaacagttcttaaagtggtaaattcgaacccagttcttagaatggtaaattcgaaagtccgagagatttatacagtcagttaggagagactttcctaaagtaaagaattcctcgaggacgtgacattactgctgaccccagccggaacctgccttgtccgcaggattcacggcgacggaaataaaatggtttaaaggaactgaccttttcctctggagaatagttACTGCACAATTCTTCCTGCTTTAGCAGATGATAtgtcagatgcaggtcactatttcttgaacaaagattcaataaaggtcgatcctctccaagaGAGCCGAACGACATCAGCTTTACTTGACTCTGTGAGTTcctgtactttagtaaggtcttcactctccaatactacacaCAATAGAAAATAGACCTCCACTTTAGAGGGAAACTAAACGAATATGCAGCATAACAGAGTATCTGACGaattaaataacaaactaaacttaaaactcaactggaaaaactaactACATCGCACCAGAGGTCTctctttatatacctggtgagtacatgtcatcacgtgacctcacatcggcgggaaaattacatcatgtgacctccacaagacgattacatcatgctcatcacGTACTTAATtacatcatagaaaccatagaaactacagcacagaaacaggccttttggcccttcttggctgtgccgaaccattttctgcctagtcccactgacctgcacacggaccatatccctccatacacctcccatccatgtatctgtccaatttattcttaaatgttaaaaaagaacccgcatttaccagctcgtctggcagctcattccatactcccaccactctctgtgtgaagaatcccctcctaatgttccctttaatctttccccccctcacccttaacccatgtcctctgtttttttttctccccttgcctcagtggaaaaagcctgcttgcattcactctatctatacccatcataattttatatacctttatcaaatctcccctccttcttctacgctccagggaataaagtccaaacctattcaacctttctctgtaactgagtttctcaagtcctgacaacatgcttgtagaccttctctgcactctttcaaccttatttatatccttcctgtaatttggtgaccaaaacggaacacaatacttcagattcggcctaaccaatgccttatacaacctcatcataacattccagctcttatacacaatactttgattaataaaggtcaatgtaccaaaagctctctttacaaccctatctacttgtgacaccacttttagggaattttgtatctgtattcccagatccctctgttctactgcactcctcagtgccttaccattaaccctgtatgttctaccttggcttgtccttccaaagtgcaatacctcacacttgtctgtattaaactccatctgccatttttcagcccatttttccatctggtccaagtccctctgcaggctctgaaaaccttcctcactgtctactacacctccaatctttgtatcattgtatcatcatggtcataagacagtcacaagatacccatgaaGTTTGGAacacctgtaatatcatgggctcataacttgttaaccagcctcatgtgtagcaccttgtcaaacaccCTCTGAAAGTGCAGGTTCAcatcatcaaccgattctcctttgtctatcttgctattaccacttcaataaattcaaagaatttcaacacactgttcaggcaagattttcccttgaggcaaACATGCTGAAGGccgattttattatgtgcctcaaaGTGCCCTGAGAACACATCCCGAACAACTGACACTAATATCTAcccaaccaatgaggtcagactaactgtcctgaaacttctgttcttctacctctctcccttcttgaatagcagagtgacatttccaaATTTGGAGTCTTCCGCAACCATATCAGACTtcattgattcttgaaacatcattactaatacctccacaatctcttcggccacctcttccagaactctgggatgtacaccacctggtccaggtgatctatttaccttcagacctttctgtttcaCAGGAAATTTCTCTCGAGTAtcggcaacttcacacacttctgacactGACATCTGGACTTCCACCTTCCCGTTGGTTGCTTCCATAATGAAGACTGAAACAAAATACTAAAtcagttcacctgccatctccttgttcacGATTACTACCCACCCCACTCTCACCAGACATCGTTTCCCTCTGGTCCAATATCActgttgcctctcttttacagtttatttatccgaagaaacatttggtatcagCTTTAATGTAATTAGCtagcttcatattccatcttttctttcttaattacttttttaattgcctcttgtttgttcagaaaagtttcccaatcatctaacttcccatcAATTTTTGCTCTGTGatctgccctctctttggcttttatgttggctttgccttCTCATTCGCTGAGGTTGTGTGATGTTGTCTTTGGAATAGTTCTTCCTTTTCGGAATGTATATATCCCGTGTCTTCCGAATTCCTTCCCGTAATTACAGCCACTGATGCtaagccatcatccctgccagtgcttttttttccctatcaaatttgaccagttcctttctcatgcctctgcagtTGTCCTTATTCCATGGTTATACTGATACGTCTCActttagcttctccatctcaaatttcagggtgaattcaattacATTAAGATCGCTTGCCCCTCAGAATTGTTTTACCTTAAGTGCTCTAaatcggttcattgcacaacaccaaatccagaatagctgattcccagCTGGGCACAAccaggaggttggtgaccagtggtgggccacagggatctgttctgggacccttactctttgtgactttttttATAAATTTCCtgaatgaggaagtagagggatgggttagtaagtttgctgatgacacaaaggttgggggtgttgtggatagtgtggacggctgtcagaggttacagcaggacattgataggatgcaaaactgggctgagaagtggcagatggagttcaacccagagaaatgtgaagtggttccttttggtaggtcaaatatgatggcagaatgtagtattaatttaagactcctggcagtgtggaggatcagaggaatcttggggtctgtgtccatagaacactcaaagcagctgcacaggttgactctgtggttaagaaggtgtatggtgtattgaccattatcaattgtggaattgaagttAGGAGCCGGGAGggaatgttgcagatatataggaccctattcagaacccacttggagtactgtgctcagttctggtcgcctcactacaggaagggtgtggaaaccatagaaagagtgcagaggagatttacaaggatgttgcctggattggggagcatgcctatgaaaacaggttgagtgaacttggccttttctccttggagagacagaggatgagaggtgacctgatagaggtgtataagatgatgagaggcattgatcatgcagatagtcagaggctttttcctagggctgaaatagctgccacaacagggcacaggtttaaggtgctggggagaaggtgcagcagagatgtcaggggtaagtgttttccacagagagtggtgagcaggTGGAATTGGCTGCCGTCAACAGTGGGGGAGGataatttaagagacttttggatcggtacatggagctcagaaaaaatagagggctacggataACCcgagtaatttctgaggtagggacatgttcagcacatctttgtgggctgaagggactctattctgctgtaggttttctatgcttctatgttaactcttcagaaacagggaacatgacccataatgtggaaatcagccatgaatgaggaggttaactaccaatgtcattcttcctcagcccagagatttcaggGGAGAAGAGCATGTCAGATAGAATTGCAGTCAacttgacttcttcagtctgcagagaattcaagggaaacctcttcacccacagagtggagactatttggaacccatcaccacaggcagAGCGAGAGGTGAACAACAGGGGAGAATTcaaaaggactgtcatggaacagaatcactggtagggtccagccggcctgagttgactgtctactgtacactaggtgtgttataaattcactaagtaccggagacagtgttcaaaatagaactgatttattggtctcttatccagaatattaaactccagtcccattaaaggtgaatgtgcagcagaagaaactcctcccatgcccagtgaccagggtgcaggactgggtgtggtgagcagcagcaataattgcagagttcagcaccgacagtcactctcgaaattgcattcagcaacggtgatggacaaatatccagcatgcagcttattgaaactttctccccactgtgaacccgatagtgtgtcacaaggttagattactgagggaatcccttccaacattcacagcaggtgaaccgtctctcccagtgtgaactcaatgatgcacgtTTGATTGAGAAGGCTGAGAGAAACTCTTCCCAATGTCTGAACAGCTGAACGGCCTCGTCCCGGTGTAAACTCACTGGTGTCTCTGCAGATGAGATGACTACATgattcctttcccacattcacagcaggtgaacggttgCTCccgtatgaactgactggtgtgccagtagttgggatgaccgagtgaaccccttcccacattctgagcaggtgaacggtttctccccagtgtgaactcgctgatgactcagtagatgggatgactgagtgaatctcttcccacaggctgagcagttgaatggcttctccccagtgtgaactcgctggtgtctctgaagagtggatgaccgactgaatctcttcccacagactgagcagttgaatggcttctccccagagtgaactgactggtgtaccagtagttcggatgaccgagtgaatcccttcccgcagtctgagcaggtgaacggcctctcctcagtgtgaagtctctgatgtaccttcagtttagatgacctagtgaatcccttcccacagtctgaacaagtgaacggcctctctccagtgtgaactcgctgatgttccttcagtgtagatgactgagtgaatcccttcccacagtctgagcaggtgaacggccgctctccggtgtgaactcgctggtgtgccattaggtcagatgaccgagtgaatcctttcccacagtctgaacagatgaacggccgctccccggtgtgaactcgctggtgtgccattagggtggatgaccgagtgaatcctttaccacagtctgaacaggtgaaaggccgctccccggtgtgaactcgctggtgagccattaggtcaggtgaccgagtgaatccttccccacaaattcagcagatgaccagcctttgtccaatgtgaactgactggtgtgtccatgggcgggatgaccaactgaatcccttctcacacacagaacagaggaaTGGCCttatccagtgtgaacttgctgacgtaccttcagttgagatgactgagtgaatccattcctgctgtctgagtagatgaacggcctctccccatgtgtaaaatgacgggcatgccagtcggtcagatgatcgagtgaatccctccccacagtctgagcaggaaggatgattgagtgaatcccttgctccacttcttaaatatctgggctgagacagcaaaactggcgtgttgttctcaagattcccgtagacaaattccttgccaTTTTTAACCTatgaaaagatttacaaaatccatcaatgggtgaaggacaacatttcagatgagatcacttcagTTGCTAAGGCGTgaactgacatcacactgttacagtgaagttcaacccaagttggagagagaaatcatcttctaactgggcacagtgctggtatctggaatgagcatcaaattctctgatagtCTCCCTGTCTCATTAGGAATGGggtatttctgccatctccaatctgtgacctggctcagtttgactctctccattggtattattccctgttcccactgagctgcatgggtgcctggccccacagtaactgaaacactctcacacaaatagccggcagtgtattgcatgtacccaccactctctgggtaaaaaacttacccctgacatcccctcggtatctatttccaaacaccttaaaactatgccccctcgtgttagccatttcagccctgggaaaaaaacctctggttatccacaccatcaatgcccctcatcatcttatacacctaaaaaaggaaattacacattattttgaggatttgttagaagtctacaaaattatgagggtatagatagggtaaatgcaagcagctttttccactgagtttgggtgggatgacaaccagaagtcatgcgtaagtggggaaggggaaaatttaacgggaacatttggcaaagctctttactgaaattgtcgtgagagtgtggaatgagatgacaGCACAAGAGTtgaatatgagctcggtttcaccatttagaagaagtttggatgggatccTGGATGGTAGGtgaatggagggcaatggtccaggtgcaggtggttgcattagacagcttaaatgtttttcggcattgactagatgggccaaataggctGGTTCCGTACTGAActactccatgtttctatgacagagaagctggtcaaacttgtttggaagggatacGGTCGGAGTGACAaaggagcagcagtggctggagtttctgggagcaattctggagctgagtgatagatacatcccaaagaagtggaagcattggaaaggcaggaggacacaaccgtggctgaaatgagaagccaacatcaacataaaagccaaagagaggggaaacaaaagagcaaaaactattgggaattTTTTAGAAGCTAATAGAAGATgactaaaaaaaaagtcatatgagctcagggcgtggaattatgatattgtagtcattaatgagtctggGTCCCCAAAAGTCTGAGGCATTGGGAAAGAAATGTCCCAGGCCTcattatctcttgaaaaccaaggtcccctgcaccagtcacctttcaacttttattttggcaggcacatacaatcTCTACACATTCAAAATTTCCCTggtgaaggcctcccacttaccaagtgcttctttgcagaaaacagcctgtccaaaacaatctgataccatcaaaattgacctttctccgaTTTAGAATCTCACCCCATGGACCAGACTTCTCTTTTTCCTTATTTActttaaatttcatgacattattatcgctaatttctgtcaccagccctggatcattccctaatagcttattgcacacttctacgtcagGAATTCTACGTATTGATTAAGggcacacttgacaaactctaccccatctagtccttttacagaatgggaggctcagtcaatatatggaaagttaaaatcactttctGAATtaatctttgtttcttggcatggtctgcgatctctctacaaacatgttcctctaCATCCCTCAGATTGTTGGGTGCAATCAAGttccaataatggctacaatatcataattccctgtcctgagctcatctagcTTTcttacgatgcttcttgcattgtgatatacacagctcagcacattcatcgcaccatgctcaaacatttgattgctgactctatctgaggtctgaacaacatctgactggtgtcaagaaaacaacgtctccctcattgtcacaaaaacaaaggagctgattgtggacggaggaatggagacaggctaactcctattgacatcgctggatctggggttgagagtatgaacagctttaagttcctcggcataaacatcaacaAGGatatcacatggtctgtacataccagttgAGTTGTGAAAgaaacacaacagcacctctttcacctcagacagttgaagtttGGGATggtgccccaaatcctaaggactttctacaggaacacaattgacagcatcctgactggctgcatcactgccttttatgggaactgtacttctcttaatcgcaggacctggcagagagtggtgcagatagcCCAGCGCATTtgttgaacttcccactattcagggcatttttagagacaggtgtgttaaaagggcccgaaggttattggggacccaattcaccacaaccacgaactgttcctgctgctaccatccaggaaacggtaccacagcaaaaagaccaacaggctctgggacatcatcttctaccaggccatcagactgattaatccatgctgatacaattgcatttctatgtcatattgactgtcctatgtacaaacaatttattataaattacaaaccccatttccagaaaagttgggatattttccaaaatgcaataaaaacaaaaatctgtgatatgttaatttatgtgaacctttatttaactgacaaaagtacaaagaaaagattttcaatagttttactgatcaacttaattgtattttgtaaatatacacaaatttagaatttgatggctgcaacacactcaacaaaagttgggacagagttaaaataagattgaaaagtgcacagaaaagtcatgctactgtgacaattatagccacctgggctcgggagtacttcggaaaaccattgtcactcaacacagtccgtcgctgcatccagaaatgcaacttgaaactgtattacgcaaggaggaagccatacatcaactctatgcagaaacgccggcgagttctctgggcccgagctcatctcagatggaccgaaagactgtggaacagtctgctgtggtcagatgagtccacatttcagctagttttcagaaaaaaacgggcttcgagttctccgtgccaaaggtgAAAATGACCATTGGGATTGTTATCaacaaaaggtgcaaaagccagcatctgtgatggtatgggggtgcatcagtgcccacggcatgggtgagttgcatgtatgtgaaggtaccattgactctgaggcgtatattaggattttagagagacatatgttgccatcaaggcgacgtctcttcccgggacatccatgcttatttcagcaggacaatgccagaccacattctgcacgggctacaacagcgtggctttgtagacacagagtgcgtgtgcttgactggcctgctgccagtccagatctatctcctattgaaaatgtatggcacatgatgaagaggagaatcagacaacagagaccacggactgctgagcagctgaagtcttatatcaagcaagaatggacaaaatttccaattgcaaatctactacaattagtatcctcatttctaaaacgattaaaaagtgttattaaaaggaaaggtgatgtaacacaatggtaaacatgcctctgtcccaacttttgttgagtgtgttgcagccatcaaattctaaatttgtgtatgtttacaaaatacaattaagttggtcagtaaaactattgaaaatcttttctttatacttttgtcagttaaataaaggctcacatgaattaacatatcacagatttttgattctattgtattttggaaaatattccaacttttctggaaatggggtttgtagtatAAATTACAtaatgcacatttagacggagacgtaacataaagatttctactccttgtgcatgtgaaggatgtatgtaataaagtcaattcaattcaccctctccactaactgttctgccattcccacttcaacttattttaaccacatcacccttccccccacactagcactagcaatccttaccactaggatattattccccttttgttctgttcccctaacgaacaaatcccctctcatccctttgactttcctctgccaggtaatccccccaacagtttcctAAGTGGTCCACCTGCTGTTGTGCGGGATAGCAACAAGGGTGCTCTGTGATGGCTATTTaaactctttccccttcctgactctcacccagtttccagtgacctgcaccttaggtgtaactcacctctcttcatgtcatatctatcaccccctccaactcctggatgatccggaattcatccatttcatgttgcaactccttaaagtgcagggttacaagctgcagctggatgcacatcctgcttgtgagggcatcagggacactggaggtctccccaccttcccaccattgacctctctaatttgtaatgaccagtgtgcacctaaatcttgtactgtgcatttttatACCCAGCGataacatgtgcacagtgaattttatatagagagattaATTTTAACAgctgtcgataagaactttgatcttctctgggatcgatcgagttcatctgcgctctcacacaacctatgtagcaggcctgtaacgggtaatgaaggattttctcaccagagcttttgcacattttccACATGTACTTTGCTTGCAAAATTGCGCTTCTataagtcagatttccaaatgtcactccacttcttcccacttgcaaattctccagcaacttctgcatcgccacaatacacacaggtaacaccagtttctatatTGGACATAAATATTTCTCCTGAACCCTCCTGAGAAATTGaggatatatataaaaaatcattttgaacctatgtaacctctggttaaaagaataattgggactgaataggaatgttt from the Mobula birostris isolate sMobBir1 chromosome 13, sMobBir1.hap1, whole genome shotgun sequence genome contains:
- the LOC140206843 gene encoding uncharacterized protein isoform X1; protein product: MTVLLNSPLLFTSRSACGDGFQIVSTLWVKRFPLNSLQTEEVKLTAILSDMLFSPEISGLRKNDIVFIMEATNGKVEVQMSVSEVCEVADTREKFPVKQKGLKVNRSPGPGGVHPRVLEEVAEEIVEYWRVKTLLKYRNSQSQVKLMSFGSLGEDRPLLNLCSRNSDLHLTYHLLKQEELCSNYSPEEKNSNRFIWEYFSRGKPCRLWLYFIIRSKYPETSSLMDSNIFPTTEPRDLSGEEHLRQNCSQLDFFSLQKIQGEPLHPQSGDFWNPSSQGEREGNNRGGLKRTVMEQNHWQGPAGLS
- the LOC140206843 gene encoding uncharacterized protein isoform X3, coding for MTVLLNSPLLFTSRSACGDGFQIVSTLWVKRFPLNSLQTEEVKLTAILSDMLFSPEISGLRKNDIVFIMEATNGKVEVQMSVSEVCEVADTREKFPVKQKGLKVNRSPGPGGVHPRVLEEVAEEIVEYWRVKTLLKYRNSQSQVKLMSFGSLGEDRPLLNLCSRNSDLHLTYHLLKQEELCSNYSPEEKNSNRFIWEYFSRGKPCRLWLYFIIRSKYPETSSLMDSNIFPTTEEEQNGSGNKRTGHVTTGAFGTDVNGRHRH
- the LOC140206843 gene encoding uncharacterized protein isoform X2, with the translated sequence MTVLLNSPLLFTSRSACGDGFQIVSTLWVKRFPLNSLQTEEVKLTAILSDMLFSPEISGLRKNDIVFIMEATNGKVEVQMSVSEVCEVADTREKFPVKQKGLKYWRVKTLLKYRNSQSQVKLMSFGSLGEDRPLLNLCSRNSDLHLTYHLLKQEELCSNYSPEEKNSNRFIWEYFSRGKPCRLWLYFIIRSKYPETSSLMDSNIFPTTEPRDLSGEEHLRQNCSQLDFFSLQKIQGEPLHPQSGDFWNPSSQGEREGNNRGGLKRTVMEQNHWQGPAGLS
- the LOC140206843 gene encoding uncharacterized protein isoform X5, translating into MEATNGKVEVQMSVSEVCEVADTREKFPVKQKGLKVNRSPGPGGVHPRVLEEVAEEIVEYWRVKTLLKYRNSQSQVKLMSFGSLGEDRPLLNLCSRNSDLHLTYHLLKQEELCSNYSPEEKNSNRFIWEYFSRGKPCRLWLYFIIRSKYPETSSLMDSNIFPTTEPRDLSGEEHLRQNCSQLDFFSLQKIQGEPLHPQSGDFWNPSSQGEREGNNRGGLKRTVMEQNHWQGPAGLS
- the LOC140206843 gene encoding uncharacterized protein isoform X4, whose product is MAHQRVHTGERPFTCSDCGKGFTRSSTLMAHQRVHTGERPFICSDCGKGFTRSSDLMAHQRVHTGERPFTCSDCGKGFTQSSTLKEHQRVHTGERPFTCSDCGKGFTRSSKLKVHQRLHTEERPFTCSDCGKGFTRSSELLVHQSVHSGEKPFNCSVCGKRFSRSSTLQRHQRVHTGEKPFNCSACGKRFTQSSHLLSHQRVHTGEKPFTCSECGKGFTRSSQLLAHQSVHTGATVHLL